The following are from one region of the Catenulispora sp. EB89 genome:
- a CDS encoding CHAT domain-containing protein, with translation MDERYEHYEGLLETTRRVRLELMTVPAHSDDAKQLRTELCDVLLARADMIIETATLELPPLVEDDAEPLWREASALVEELLPEAPEGSGRRHRLCWLTAQSLRTEALLFERVLPLDDMITWLEAALVPPMPPPDMWWDLDVDGDTRGWLGLLYSQRFTAGEAADDRARVVELLGPLADVDVDSHADVDADPADQDQELLAQVWMALASALADSARDPDTGETVPPLDEVRGAQLWQKAADLDVDPELKWEMYVQQGRLRWKLLDWSRPDASEELHTLLAMLSPLIDDADVYAGARVLELCTLLVNDLVDHDPGPEHRMLAVEWYRLAVEHPGWTAKELRGYRVDLALALVEIVIEEEWPETDPQRLALLREAVTQVDAVHDELLATLPDSDESNRVKSFLFDVLARLDHDGVEPEITDRAIALGSELLATTRPDDSMRAELHIRVGALIFRRSFRRLAPYFDSMRYDTGLLARPLVMTVGASDPELAADFARAADLVRIGLSLYPVQDEFYPMGALIIGYSLPLHFLMSFPHGDRALLREGLEWQRKLHDLNPQDWVVSPAERQQMVLLTVAALLMTDTSLRGMESQPGTDVDLSIEAMTPALVEELFLARRMMEAILNETADPDPALIFLGIFVDARGWDERPPSLEQLDMWARRLRQALNRTDESEAVPRLILQIMTAMIEAAHALTAGADIAAVRSAVAELRAFRAVVPEGLGTQYIDRFLALVEDEPAIAMGQLTRMVEAMLRGPVEPALTAPQRPVPEGEPVQSDVFGVVAASAAPLLGDGSESPFIHPPGLVIETVDRLYGPADANADGVREPVPAALTALALHVRWLRQRDPADISLAVRLARGAASRSATARPELADRVNAVVAGLLHDRYLLYGDHADLETARSIWSALLETTPDGPRAGLAVLLNAAAAEDEVLGVRELFRADLFDEGPFRAELLAFAGLADLAAADLVSRDDGAELAAEDGALTATELRALGLDRLTSALAGLGARHPLRPAALAESALVRWTEAGRRADAAARIVAAADVAAAAAACAESSQHRPGLLLRAAAVAAAQLADVRTRESGLVLAAYIVRELSEVTRGSSALYYGGWARCQYGLGELLAARHRVTGDPEDLERAIAALSEAENVHGPASADPFAAALKRSLASTYRMGAADPAHRQRSRVAARSVMWAHGRAVLLQSGTRRALEAARRAGDDAARLVRWCLADDDTAGALEAVELGRGLTLHAATVASTVPALLVAAGHPGLAAEWRAADAVVAGDGVGGAGTSEIGSTEIGSTDATVIGTAATGAALSPSSSPSLSLSPSDSVPDDLRRRVLLAVEGSPAERRLLSAPSPAETARALVAVGADAFVYLLADTGEGNGHVLVVDASGAVRTVAIEGLSLDSPELTAYAAALRARDAAPAAGVEDRWHKALLHLGAWTGRMMAPVLADVRAAVSGRAPRLVLVPVGPLGMVPWHAGTLPTSTGRERYVCQDAVVSYCATARQLVEVAARPRMPVAGPAVMVVDPQGSSIAKKEAVLIRYRFYPDADVVGSLGFHPLQSDSAWRRPQPRPALADALDPYLPGRGPTSAAVTIANCHAVSTVDASHSRLILDDHRRTEPGRVLTVDRLLSGALGRDPRAPGGLVVLADCVTDLAVARYDESVTLATAVLASGACSVVGSKWAIADQPQTLVLMYMFHHFLHAVGAESAGSPADALRAAQMWMLDPDRVVPDGADEAAFARLEEKNLADPVFWAAFTHHGH, from the coding sequence ATGGACGAACGGTATGAGCACTACGAGGGACTGTTGGAGACCACGCGGCGGGTGCGGCTCGAGCTGATGACGGTTCCCGCTCACAGCGACGACGCGAAGCAGCTGCGGACTGAGCTGTGCGACGTCCTGCTCGCCCGGGCCGACATGATCATCGAGACCGCGACGCTGGAGCTGCCGCCGCTGGTCGAGGACGACGCGGAACCGTTGTGGCGGGAAGCCTCGGCGCTGGTCGAGGAACTGCTGCCCGAGGCGCCCGAGGGCAGCGGCCGCCGACACCGGCTGTGCTGGCTGACCGCGCAGAGCCTGCGCACCGAGGCGCTGCTGTTCGAGCGCGTGCTACCCCTCGACGACATGATCACATGGCTGGAGGCGGCGTTGGTGCCGCCGATGCCGCCGCCGGACATGTGGTGGGACCTGGATGTCGACGGCGACACCCGGGGCTGGCTCGGGTTGCTCTACTCCCAGCGCTTCACGGCCGGCGAGGCGGCTGACGACCGCGCCCGGGTCGTGGAGCTGCTCGGGCCGCTGGCCGATGTCGACGTCGATTCCCATGCCGACGTCGATGCCGATCCGGCCGACCAGGACCAGGAACTGCTCGCGCAGGTGTGGATGGCACTGGCCTCCGCGTTGGCCGACAGTGCACGCGACCCCGACACCGGCGAGACGGTGCCGCCGTTGGACGAGGTCCGCGGGGCGCAGCTGTGGCAGAAGGCTGCCGACCTGGACGTCGACCCGGAACTGAAGTGGGAGATGTACGTCCAGCAGGGTCGACTGCGCTGGAAGCTCTTGGACTGGTCCCGGCCCGACGCGTCGGAGGAACTGCACACGTTGCTCGCGATGCTCAGCCCCCTGATCGACGACGCGGACGTCTACGCCGGCGCCAGGGTCCTGGAGCTGTGCACATTGCTGGTCAACGACCTCGTCGACCACGATCCCGGTCCGGAGCACCGGATGCTCGCCGTCGAGTGGTACCGGCTGGCTGTGGAACATCCTGGCTGGACCGCGAAGGAGCTGCGCGGCTACCGGGTGGATCTGGCGCTCGCTCTTGTCGAGATCGTGATCGAGGAGGAATGGCCGGAAACCGATCCCCAGCGGCTGGCTCTCCTGCGCGAGGCCGTGACGCAGGTGGATGCCGTGCACGACGAACTCCTTGCGACGCTGCCCGACAGCGACGAGTCGAACCGTGTGAAGTCCTTCCTGTTCGACGTGCTGGCACGCCTGGACCACGACGGTGTCGAACCCGAAATCACTGACCGGGCCATCGCCCTGGGATCGGAACTGCTCGCGACAACGCGCCCTGACGACAGCATGCGTGCCGAGCTGCACATCAGGGTCGGGGCTTTGATCTTCCGGAGGTCCTTCCGCCGACTCGCGCCGTACTTCGACTCCATGCGGTACGACACGGGGTTGCTCGCCCGCCCGCTCGTCATGACGGTCGGGGCATCGGATCCGGAACTCGCGGCGGACTTCGCCCGGGCGGCCGATCTGGTGCGGATCGGCCTGAGCCTGTATCCGGTCCAGGACGAGTTCTATCCGATGGGAGCCTTGATCATCGGGTACAGCCTCCCGCTCCATTTCCTGATGTCGTTTCCGCACGGCGACCGGGCGCTTCTTCGCGAGGGCCTGGAATGGCAGCGCAAGCTCCACGATCTCAACCCGCAGGACTGGGTGGTGAGCCCCGCGGAGCGGCAGCAGATGGTCCTGCTGACGGTGGCAGCCCTCCTCATGACGGATACCTCATTGCGCGGCATGGAGTCACAGCCCGGGACAGACGTGGATCTTTCGATTGAGGCGATGACTCCCGCCCTCGTCGAGGAGCTGTTCCTCGCGCGGCGGATGATGGAGGCCATTCTTAACGAGACCGCCGATCCCGACCCGGCGTTGATCTTCCTCGGCATCTTCGTGGACGCCCGCGGATGGGACGAAAGGCCGCCCTCGCTGGAGCAACTGGACATGTGGGCCCGGCGTCTGCGGCAAGCCCTGAACCGGACCGACGAGTCGGAGGCAGTCCCGCGCCTGATCCTGCAGATCATGACCGCGATGATCGAGGCCGCTCATGCGCTGACCGCGGGAGCGGACATCGCCGCCGTCCGGTCGGCCGTGGCCGAATTGAGAGCCTTCCGGGCAGTCGTGCCCGAGGGCCTCGGCACGCAGTACATCGACCGCTTCCTGGCCCTGGTCGAGGATGAGCCGGCGATCGCCATGGGGCAGTTGACCAGGATGGTCGAGGCGATGCTGCGCGGTCCGGTCGAGCCCGCGCTCACAGCTCCGCAACGTCCGGTCCCTGAAGGCGAGCCGGTCCAGTCCGACGTCTTCGGCGTGGTCGCGGCCTCGGCCGCCCCGCTGCTCGGCGACGGGTCCGAGTCGCCGTTCATCCACCCGCCGGGTCTGGTCATCGAGACGGTCGATCGCCTCTACGGGCCCGCCGACGCCAATGCCGACGGTGTCAGGGAACCGGTCCCGGCCGCGCTCACCGCGCTGGCGCTGCACGTCCGCTGGCTGCGTCAGCGGGACCCCGCCGACATCAGCCTGGCCGTGCGGCTGGCCCGGGGTGCGGCGTCCCGTTCTGCTACGGCTCGGCCCGAGCTGGCCGACCGTGTCAACGCTGTCGTCGCAGGGCTCCTCCATGACCGCTACCTGCTCTACGGCGACCACGCGGATCTGGAGACCGCGCGTTCGATATGGAGCGCGCTGCTGGAAACGACGCCGGATGGACCGCGTGCCGGTCTGGCCGTGCTGCTGAACGCCGCCGCCGCCGAGGACGAGGTCTTGGGTGTGCGCGAGTTGTTCCGCGCCGACCTCTTCGACGAGGGCCCGTTCCGTGCCGAGCTGCTGGCCTTTGCAGGACTGGCCGATCTGGCCGCTGCCGACCTCGTGTCCCGGGACGACGGCGCCGAACTGGCTGCCGAGGACGGCGCGCTGACCGCCACGGAGTTGCGTGCACTGGGCCTGGACCGGCTGACGTCCGCCCTCGCCGGGCTCGGCGCGCGGCATCCGCTGCGGCCGGCGGCGCTCGCCGAGAGCGCGCTCGTGCGCTGGACGGAGGCGGGCCGCCGGGCCGACGCCGCGGCGCGGATCGTCGCCGCCGCCGACGTCGCGGCGGCTGCCGCGGCGTGCGCCGAGTCCAGCCAGCATCGTCCCGGACTGCTGTTGCGGGCCGCGGCGGTGGCGGCCGCGCAGCTGGCCGACGTGCGGACCCGGGAGTCCGGGCTGGTGCTGGCCGCCTACATCGTGCGGGAGCTGTCGGAGGTCACCCGCGGCTCGTCGGCGCTCTACTACGGCGGCTGGGCCCGATGCCAGTACGGCCTCGGCGAACTCCTGGCGGCGCGGCACCGGGTGACCGGCGATCCCGAGGATCTGGAGCGCGCCATCGCGGCGCTGTCCGAGGCCGAGAACGTTCATGGACCGGCCTCTGCCGACCCCTTCGCGGCGGCGTTGAAGCGTTCTCTGGCTTCCACCTATCGGATGGGGGCCGCGGACCCGGCGCACCGGCAGCGGTCGCGGGTCGCGGCCCGGTCGGTGATGTGGGCTCATGGCCGCGCTGTGCTGCTGCAGAGCGGTACCCGCAGGGCTCTGGAAGCCGCACGGCGGGCCGGTGACGATGCGGCTCGGCTCGTGCGCTGGTGCCTCGCGGACGACGACACCGCCGGGGCGCTGGAGGCGGTCGAGCTCGGGCGGGGGCTGACGCTGCACGCGGCGACCGTCGCCTCGACGGTGCCCGCGCTGCTGGTCGCGGCCGGGCATCCGGGGCTGGCCGCGGAGTGGCGTGCGGCTGATGCGGTGGTCGCTGGGGATGGGGTCGGCGGGGCTGGGACGAGCGAGATCGGGTCTACCGAGATCGGGTCGACCGACGCCACGGTCATCGGCACCGCAGCTACCGGCGCCGCGCTGTCTCCATCCTCGTCGCCGTCGCTGTCCCTGTCACCCTCGGACAGCGTCCCCGACGACCTGCGACGCAGGGTTCTGCTCGCGGTCGAGGGCAGCCCCGCCGAGCGCCGGCTGCTGTCCGCGCCCTCGCCGGCCGAGACCGCTCGCGCGCTCGTCGCGGTCGGCGCGGACGCGTTCGTCTACCTGCTCGCCGACACAGGCGAAGGCAACGGTCACGTGCTGGTCGTCGACGCGTCCGGTGCCGTCCGGACCGTCGCGATCGAAGGGCTGAGCCTCGACAGCCCCGAGCTGACCGCCTACGCGGCAGCTCTGCGCGCCCGCGACGCGGCCCCGGCAGCCGGTGTGGAGGACCGCTGGCACAAGGCACTGCTTCACCTGGGCGCCTGGACGGGACGGATGATGGCCCCGGTGCTGGCGGATGTGCGCGCGGCGGTGAGCGGCCGGGCCCCGCGCCTCGTGCTCGTCCCGGTCGGGCCGCTGGGCATGGTGCCCTGGCACGCCGGAACGCTGCCGACGTCGACCGGCCGGGAGCGCTACGTCTGCCAGGACGCCGTGGTGTCGTACTGCGCGACCGCCCGCCAGCTGGTCGAGGTCGCGGCCCGGCCGCGGATGCCGGTCGCCGGGCCGGCCGTGATGGTCGTCGATCCGCAGGGCTCGTCGATCGCCAAGAAGGAAGCAGTCCTGATCCGGTATCGCTTCTACCCCGACGCCGACGTCGTGGGCTCCCTCGGCTTCCACCCCCTTCAGAGCGACTCCGCATGGCGCCGGCCGCAGCCCCGACCGGCGCTCGCCGACGCGCTCGACCCCTACCTCCCCGGCCGGGGCCCGACGAGCGCGGCGGTGACGATCGCCAACTGCCACGCGGTGTCCACGGTCGACGCGTCCCACTCCCGCCTGATCCTGGACGACCACCGCCGTACCGAGCCCGGCCGCGTCCTGACGGTCGACCGCCTGCTGTCCGGCGCGCTCGGGCGTGACCCGCGGGCCCCCGGCGGGCTGGTGGTCCTGGCGGACTGCGTGACCGACCTGGCCGTGGCGCGCTACGACGAGTCCGTCACCCTGGCCACCGCGGTCCTGGCCTCCGGCGCGTGCTCGGTGGTGGGCTCGAAGTGGGCCATCGCGGACCAGCCGCAGACTCTCGTGCTGATGTACATGTTCCACCACTTCCTGCACGCCGTTGGCGCCGAGTCGGCAGGATCCCCGGCGGACGCGCTGCGCGCGGCGCAGATGTGGATGCTCGACCCCGACCGCGTCGTCCCGGACGGGGCCGACGAGGCGGCGTTCGCCCGACTGGAGGAGAAGAACCTCGCCGACCCGGTGTTCTGGGCGGCGTTCACGCACCACGGGCACTGA
- a CDS encoding acyl-CoA dehydrogenase — protein sequence MQNTITACEEAGRHDGLAAGLAVALAALDAGAAPGGIAALPASAVPAGAEVIRHEMALAEGIGFVRPATRREAPADELTALAARLGAVRIGATLRLIEQVAGHLSRRFFGGEPVLAKQLVQGTLADALVATETARCALATDSRAAIVDVHDRLTQVDWELARMFGASGYAGRGEGNPARGAYVSRLVANCWVAREGVT from the coding sequence ATGCAGAACACGATCACGGCCTGCGAGGAAGCCGGCCGCCACGACGGACTCGCGGCGGGTCTCGCCGTGGCTCTGGCCGCGCTCGACGCCGGCGCGGCGCCGGGCGGCATCGCGGCGCTGCCCGCGTCCGCGGTTCCCGCCGGGGCCGAAGTGATCCGGCACGAGATGGCGCTCGCCGAGGGCATCGGCTTCGTCCGTCCGGCGACCCGGCGCGAGGCTCCGGCCGACGAGCTCACGGCGCTCGCCGCGCGCCTCGGCGCGGTGCGGATCGGGGCCACCCTGCGGTTGATCGAGCAGGTGGCCGGGCATCTGTCGCGCCGCTTCTTCGGCGGGGAACCGGTGCTGGCCAAGCAGCTCGTCCAGGGCACGCTGGCCGACGCGCTGGTCGCCACCGAGACCGCGCGCTGCGCGCTGGCCACGGACAGCCGCGCCGCGATCGTGGACGTACACGACCGGCTGACGCAGGTCGACTGGGAGCTGGCGCGGATGTTCGGGGCCAGCGGCTATGCCGGCCGGGGCGAGGGGAATCCGGCGCGCGGCGCGTATGTGTCCCGCCTGGTCGCGAACTGCTGGGTGGCGAGGGAGGGAGTCACATGA
- a CDS encoding ATP-grasp domain-containing protein translates to MNFVERLKQDLTGDASARFVFVNNFEVERSWALGEPKLPGAGVSFAGATVNRMEEMGVLLAGEGDVVVLKDGLDPEFAAYLATLGAAAGHTVAAENHEPERMVTEDALASPLLLEQLRALDDGRTYLMPLGVSAAEEDLAKATGLPLAGPSAAICKAVNGKVFSRDLVDRTGLRAVPGRTCRTVGELREALAEHMAHTEQLGLGGGVVVKESLGVSGRGMVRVDTERGAERLLRLIERRGADAPANLVVESWIEHAQDLNYQFVVARSGGVRFETVKAAVLRDGVHQGHRFPVELSPAVTEQLHDATRRIGEALSAEGYFGLVGVDAMLGKDDTFYPCLEINARFNMSTYQSRIAERLIPDGTHAIAATFGLRLTRRHTFGEVAQALGGLLLDGAGRSGVLINNFATLNAAAAEDGSFHGRLYAICLAESAEAALAVRTEAERRLNEMTGEQA, encoded by the coding sequence ATGAACTTCGTTGAGCGTCTGAAACAGGATCTGACGGGCGACGCCTCGGCCCGCTTCGTCTTCGTCAACAACTTCGAGGTGGAACGCAGCTGGGCGCTCGGCGAGCCGAAGCTCCCGGGAGCCGGCGTCTCCTTCGCGGGCGCGACGGTCAACCGCATGGAGGAGATGGGCGTCCTGCTCGCCGGCGAGGGCGACGTCGTGGTCCTCAAGGACGGCCTCGACCCGGAGTTCGCCGCGTACCTCGCGACCCTCGGCGCGGCCGCCGGACACACGGTCGCGGCCGAGAACCACGAGCCGGAGCGAATGGTCACCGAGGACGCGCTGGCCTCGCCGCTGCTGCTGGAGCAGCTGCGTGCGCTGGACGACGGCCGCACCTACCTGATGCCGCTGGGCGTTTCCGCCGCGGAGGAGGACCTGGCGAAGGCCACCGGCCTGCCGCTGGCCGGTCCGAGCGCGGCCATCTGCAAAGCCGTCAACGGCAAGGTGTTCAGCCGCGATCTGGTCGACCGGACCGGTCTGCGCGCCGTCCCCGGCCGGACCTGCCGCACGGTCGGCGAGCTGCGCGAAGCGCTCGCCGAGCACATGGCGCACACCGAGCAGCTGGGGCTGGGCGGCGGCGTGGTGGTGAAGGAATCGCTCGGCGTCTCCGGGCGCGGCATGGTCCGGGTCGACACCGAGCGCGGCGCCGAGCGGCTGCTGCGCCTGATCGAGCGGCGCGGCGCGGACGCCCCGGCCAACCTGGTCGTCGAGTCCTGGATCGAGCACGCGCAGGACCTCAACTACCAGTTCGTCGTCGCCCGCTCCGGCGGCGTGCGGTTCGAGACGGTCAAGGCCGCGGTGCTGCGCGACGGCGTGCACCAGGGCCACCGCTTCCCGGTCGAGCTCTCGCCGGCGGTCACCGAACAGCTGCACGACGCCACGCGCCGGATCGGCGAGGCGCTGTCGGCCGAGGGCTACTTCGGGCTGGTCGGCGTCGACGCCATGCTCGGCAAGGACGACACGTTCTACCCCTGCCTGGAGATCAACGCCAGGTTCAACATGTCGACGTATCAGAGCCGGATCGCCGAGCGGCTGATCCCGGACGGCACCCACGCCATCGCCGCCACGTTCGGGCTGCGCCTGACCCGGCGCCACACCTTCGGCGAGGTCGCGCAGGCGCTCGGCGGGCTGCTGCTGGACGGCGCGGGCCGCTCCGGCGTGCTGATCAACAACTTCGCCACGCTCAACGCGGCGGCCGCCGAGGACGGCAGCTTCCACGGCCGGCTCTACGCGATCTGCCTGGCCGAGTCGGCTGAGGCCGCGCTGGCCGTGCGCACCGAGGCCGAGCGGCGGCTCAACGAGATGACAGGAGAGCAGGCATGA
- a CDS encoding acyl-CoA dehydrogenase family protein encodes MDVAGNRLSAASGRRSAAEDLTPGMLELRELCRAVAGDLRREALAVDADPFDSARLRNCEALELLRQMSMPRDYRTREVPACADEFTGSALGRVVANIEVAGGDAGVVNACATPSLAGLAVDALGDERQKELFYRDMAERRSWTFFAMTEPDHGSDATAMETRLDPDPGSGSVPGSAPGSGSGGDGFLLNGTKRYVANAERGDIGVVFARTGRTPLSIRAVILRRPSPGFTGTPLAMTGLRGACIGHMEFHDTPVAREMLLGQHLPASRRGMWGAMRAFNVIRLQIAAQALGAAFAIRDYVRAQRPGWSGARGWPGEELMSARLEAARALLHRYAIEVDLAPDARLAPSIAKLHTTELAQETTRWAEAALGPGSLLEHPLLEKWCRDVCAFEFMDGTSNILRLTIAADAEPTRARG; translated from the coding sequence GTGGACGTCGCAGGAAACCGCTTGAGTGCGGCGAGCGGTCGCAGGAGCGCGGCGGAGGACCTGACACCGGGGATGCTGGAACTCCGCGAACTCTGCCGAGCCGTCGCGGGCGACCTGCGGCGCGAGGCGCTGGCCGTGGACGCCGACCCGTTCGACAGCGCCCGGCTGCGGAACTGCGAGGCGCTGGAACTGCTGCGCCAGATGAGCATGCCCCGGGACTACCGAACGCGGGAGGTCCCGGCGTGCGCCGACGAGTTCACCGGCAGCGCGCTGGGGCGCGTGGTCGCCAACATCGAGGTGGCCGGCGGCGACGCCGGGGTGGTGAACGCGTGCGCGACGCCGTCGCTCGCGGGGCTGGCGGTCGACGCGCTCGGCGATGAGCGGCAGAAGGAGCTGTTCTACCGGGACATGGCGGAGCGGCGGTCGTGGACGTTCTTCGCGATGACCGAGCCGGATCACGGGAGCGACGCCACGGCGATGGAGACGCGGCTAGACCCGGATCCGGGCTCGGGTTCGGTTCCGGGCTCGGCTCCAGGCTCGGGCTCGGGCGGCGACGGCTTCCTGCTGAACGGGACCAAGCGCTACGTCGCCAACGCCGAACGCGGCGACATCGGCGTGGTGTTCGCCCGCACCGGCCGCACGCCCCTGTCCATCCGCGCGGTGATCCTGCGCCGCCCCTCCCCCGGCTTCACCGGCACGCCGCTGGCGATGACAGGCCTGCGCGGCGCGTGCATCGGCCACATGGAGTTCCACGACACCCCGGTCGCCCGCGAGATGCTGCTCGGCCAGCACCTGCCCGCGTCCCGCCGCGGCATGTGGGGCGCGATGCGCGCGTTCAACGTCATCCGCCTGCAGATCGCCGCACAGGCGCTCGGCGCGGCGTTCGCGATCCGCGACTACGTGCGGGCACAGCGGCCCGGATGGTCTGGCGCTCGGGGCTGGCCGGGCGAAGAACTGATGTCCGCGCGGCTGGAAGCGGCGCGCGCACTTCTGCACCGGTACGCGATAGAGGTCGACCTGGCGCCGGACGCCCGGCTGGCCCCCTCCATCGCCAAGCTGCACACCACGGAGCTGGCGCAGGAGACGACCCGCTGGGCCGAGGCCGCCCTGGGCCCCGGCTCGCTGCTGGAACACCCGCTGTTGGAGAAGTGGTGCCGCGACGTCTGCGCGTTCGAATTCATGGACGGCACCAGCAACATCCTGCGACTCACCATCGCCGCGGACGCCGAGCCGACCCGCGCCCGGGGTTGA
- a CDS encoding condensation domain-containing protein, whose translation MPVLKSARLCWGQHYHLLRYHQVPAASRHEAHITADFPLPEGCTAEDVTRALNHLVRRHEGLRTVYDLHAQPWPRQRVEPPAPLRVTEATTEDDGTPAPMEVITRITRAPFDVTREWPIRACVVTTGGRLRRLHLVFNHLSFDDVSLGVLGRDLDAILAARVERRPATLDPVPQQPVDLARFEAARAPEAVEASLEHWRGEVRTLPTDVFARRRDPSAVGCHSASLTVPSLLATTRGIAARERCWPAAVHLAAYAVAVAAYTGERRVAHRLYTSQRTASGFPTVLTCLSYPTLASLDLTDNPAFSTVLRRAAHRIDDAMKHAHVPYDRVAEFVAQEGARRGRPLRVATEVNFLDNAPRSCGTRRERLTWNAAPTDWAKAGSDLYLRIYEWSDGVTLALQATAEIMDRDAVEAFLRGYARLLEAHREPGTDLTTGQATDLMGFASSLPLAEPAKALDPATEAATEAATEAATEAEQALAAITAETNALAHVDPATSYVAAGGRVLRLPSVLAALQDLGWTGVSLDQLAGAGPLRALAAGMTRSPQIGNPR comes from the coding sequence ATGCCAGTCCTCAAGAGCGCCCGGCTGTGCTGGGGCCAGCACTACCACCTCCTGCGGTACCACCAGGTTCCGGCCGCGTCGAGGCACGAGGCGCACATCACCGCCGACTTCCCGCTGCCCGAAGGCTGCACCGCCGAGGACGTCACGCGGGCCCTGAACCACCTGGTCCGCAGACACGAAGGCCTGCGCACCGTCTACGACCTGCACGCGCAGCCGTGGCCGCGGCAACGCGTCGAGCCCCCGGCCCCGCTGCGCGTCACCGAGGCGACCACCGAGGACGACGGCACGCCGGCGCCGATGGAGGTGATCACGCGGATCACCCGCGCCCCGTTCGACGTCACCCGCGAGTGGCCGATCCGGGCCTGCGTCGTCACCACCGGCGGCCGTCTGCGCCGACTGCACCTGGTCTTCAACCACCTCTCCTTCGACGACGTGAGCCTGGGCGTGCTCGGCCGCGACCTGGACGCGATCCTGGCCGCCCGCGTCGAGCGCCGTCCGGCGACGCTGGACCCGGTGCCGCAGCAGCCGGTGGACCTGGCGCGGTTCGAGGCGGCCCGAGCGCCCGAAGCGGTGGAGGCGTCGCTGGAACACTGGCGCGGCGAGGTCCGGACGCTGCCCACCGACGTGTTCGCCCGGCGCCGCGACCCCTCCGCTGTCGGCTGCCACAGCGCGTCGCTGACCGTGCCGTCGCTGCTGGCGACCACGCGGGGCATCGCGGCCCGCGAGCGCTGCTGGCCGGCGGCCGTGCACCTGGCCGCGTACGCGGTGGCCGTGGCGGCGTACACCGGCGAGCGGCGCGTCGCGCACCGGCTGTACACCAGCCAGCGCACTGCCAGCGGCTTCCCGACGGTGCTGACCTGCCTGTCGTACCCGACGCTGGCCTCGCTCGACCTCACCGACAACCCCGCTTTCAGCACGGTGCTGCGCCGCGCCGCGCATCGGATCGACGACGCGATGAAGCACGCGCACGTCCCGTACGACCGGGTCGCCGAGTTCGTCGCGCAGGAGGGCGCCAGGCGCGGCCGGCCGCTGCGCGTCGCCACGGAGGTGAACTTCCTGGACAACGCGCCGCGCTCCTGCGGCACCCGGCGGGAAAGGCTCACCTGGAACGCCGCGCCGACCGACTGGGCGAAGGCCGGCTCAGACCTCTACCTCCGGATCTACGAGTGGTCCGACGGCGTCACGCTCGCCCTGCAGGCCACGGCCGAGATCATGGACCGGGACGCGGTGGAGGCGTTCCTGCGCGGATACGCGCGGCTGCTGGAGGCGCACCGGGAACCCGGCACCGACCTGACGACCGGTCAGGCCACGGACCTCATGGGCTTCGCCTCTTCTCTGCCCCTTGCCGAGCCGGCAAAGGCTCTTGATCCAGCCACCGAAGCCGCCACCGAAGCCGCAACCGAGGCCGCCACCGAAGCCGAACAAGCCCTCGCCGCCATCACCGCCGAAACCAACGCCCTCGCGCACGTCGATCCCGCCACCAGCTACGTCGCCGCCGGCGGACGCGTCCTGCGCCTGCCGAGCGTCCTCGCCGCGCTGCAGGACCTCGGCTGGACCGGTGTCTCCCTCGACCAACTCGCCGGGGCCGGCCCGCTCCGGGCCCTCGCCGCAGGCATGACGCGCTCGCCGCAGATTGGGAATCCACGATGA